CGAGCTAGTCGAGAAAAAAGGTTATATGACTGTAAAGAATGTCGAATCCAATGTCATTCTTTTAGAAGAATCAAAGCGGATGGCAGAGGAAGTAGCAGTTACAAAGGAGATGAAAATTGTCCGTTCAGGCCAAGTGCTTGAGGCAAAGGGAGATCTTCTCCTTGTTGGTGATGTCAATCCAGGTGGGACCGTTAAGGCGGGAGGCAATATTTTTGTGATGGGCACCTTGCGTGGCCGGGCCGAAGCAGGGATATACGGCAATAAGGATTGCGTGGTATCAGCTTCTGTTTTTAAGCCGGCGCTGATCACGATCGGGGATATATTGTATAACTCCTTTGATCATCATGAGCAGGATGACCAAATGATGGCATGTGCTTATGTGGATCAATCGAATGAAATTATATTTGATAGATTGCAAGTTTTAAGTAAAGTGAGACCGAATATATCCTTATTTGAGGAGGGCGTATAGCCATGGGAGAGGCCATCTTAATTACTTCCGGCAAAGGCGGTGTCGGTAAAACGACAACAAGCGCCAATGTCGGAACAGCCTTGGCATTAATGGGTAAAAAAGTCTGTTTGGTCGATACAGATATTGGATTAAGAAATTTAGATGTTGTCATGGGGCTTGAGAACCGAATCATCTACGATTTGGTCGATGTCATCGAGGAAAGATGCAAGGTTCATCAGGCACTTGTTAAGGACAAGCGTTTCGAAGATAGGCTGTATTTAATGCCGGCCGCTCAAACAGCGGACAAGTCTTCGGTTACCCCGAAGCAAGTGAAGAAATTAATTGAGACCTTGAAGCAGGATTTTGATTATATTATTATCGACTGTCCTGCGGGAATCGAACAAGGATACCGCAATGCTGTTGCGGGAGCAGACAAGGCCATTGTTGTGACGACTCCGGAAACAACAGCTGTGCGTGATGCAGACCGTATTATCGGCCTGCTGGAGAAGGAGCCGGATGTGGAAGCTCCGAAGCTTGTCATCAATAGGATTCGCAGTCATATGCTGAAAAATGGAGATGTGCTCGATATCGACGAGATTACAAACCACCTTTCCATTGATTTAATTGGAATTGTCGCAGATGATGATGATGTTATCAAAGGATCCAACCAAGGGGAACCAATTGTGTTTGACCCGAACAATATAGCTTCGATAGCTTACCGTGATATCGCTCGCCGTATTTTAGGCGAATCCATTCCGCTTAAGCCTTTAGAGGAAGCGAAGACCGGAGTCTTTACCCGCATTAAAAAATTATTCGGCGTCAAGAGCTGATGATATCAAGCCTGCTGCAGCCATCATGATGGCTGCAGCAGGCTTTTTTGTATTCTCCCTTCTAGTCATAGCTTGGACGAGGAAGTCATACTTTTTATAAACGAGGAATTTCTTAAGGGGTGAAGGGTATGGCATATAAAAGCAGCTCGGATGTTCGAAGAAGCATTGCTAAGCGTCGGAAAAAT
This DNA window, taken from Pradoshia eiseniae, encodes the following:
- the minD gene encoding septum site-determining protein MinD; the protein is MGEAILITSGKGGVGKTTTSANVGTALALMGKKVCLVDTDIGLRNLDVVMGLENRIIYDLVDVIEERCKVHQALVKDKRFEDRLYLMPAAQTADKSSVTPKQVKKLIETLKQDFDYIIIDCPAGIEQGYRNAVAGADKAIVVTTPETTAVRDADRIIGLLEKEPDVEAPKLVINRIRSHMLKNGDVLDIDEITNHLSIDLIGIVADDDDVIKGSNQGEPIVFDPNNIASIAYRDIARRILGESIPLKPLEEAKTGVFTRIKKLFGVKS
- the minC gene encoding septum site-determining protein MinC, whose protein sequence is MGKKTVQHVMIKGSKQGLTIVIDDTASFSEALRDLDEKLSIHNQHLANNEPTSSIHVTIHTGNRYLADEQAARLIELVEKKGYMTVKNVESNVILLEESKRMAEEVAVTKEMKIVRSGQVLEAKGDLLLVGDVNPGGTVKAGGNIFVMGTLRGRAEAGIYGNKDCVVSASVFKPALITIGDILYNSFDHHEQDDQMMACAYVDQSNEIIFDRLQVLSKVRPNISLFEEGV